The genomic segment CCTAACGACTCGAAAGCCACAGCTCTCATACAAGCGTGTTGCGCCCAGGTTTTCACTATCAGGAGTTAGAGCAGACTCGGACATGCCTTCTGCTTTTTGCGCTTGTAGGCTGCGGGCGATCAGCGCCCGGGCCAGGCCCCGACGCCGCCAGGCCCGATCTACCCCAATTCCCTCTGTATAGCCGCGTTTTCGGTTGAACTTCTCGTTCTGTGCCTGATCGATAAAAGTCAACACATGCCCTGCAACTCGTTGGGTCGCGAGATCCCAGGCTATTTGCCACAGATGCGGTTGAAAGAGAGGGTTGGTCAGCCAGGCTTGATAATCTTCTTCAGTGGACTTTGTATATCCCCACTCGTCTTGACTGGTGTCGTCAACAGATGCCCAGATGGGGCGATAATGTTCAGGTAATGCCGGGCGCACTTCCAGCCCTTCGGGCAACGGCAAATCGGGAATGTCATCAAGTGATGACCGCACCATTTGATAGAAGTGGCGTATGGGTTGGTAGTCTGCGCGCTCCAGCATTAGGGTCGTGCCTTCTTGAAATTGCGAGGCCGAAGCCTGAAAGAATTTGGCCTGATCCGTTGGATGTGTCGCCGCGATGTCACGAAGGCGATTCTCAATCCACCACAGCATCACCCGACCAATCCCCTGACGCCGCCACGTCGGCGCCAGAAAGCCGACAAATTCATATATTCGTCCGGTTGCTGGTTCATCCCACCACCACCCTCGCGAGTAGCCAATGACCGCGCCCGCGATTTCTGCAAAGATCATATCTTGGTAGGGATCACAGTTGGTCAGGTGGTTATTATAATTATTGGCGATACCTTCAACGGTATCCGTGCGCTCGATTTTGTCTGCCCCGGCACTGGCCGTAATGACGGCTAATATATGGGGATAGTCACTCTCGCCTCGAAAGCGGCGAAAACTCAATCCAGAGATAGCAGGGGCATTCGCTACGGCAATCTGATCATCAGACATAATTGCTCCTAAGTTGCTGATCGGATTCAATAAATCCGTGATTTCTTTCTTACCCAACCAGCGCCTCAACGCTCTCTCGAAACACTTTCGTGTGATAGTCAACATCCTCCGCTGTTGTGCTGGGCGACATGAGCGCCATGTTGTGAAACGGCGTCATCAGGATGCCACGATTGAGGGCGAACAGGTGCATAAAACGATCAAGCTCAACGTCCACCGCGGCGGCAGCCTCGCCGCCGTTTCGTGGCGGCGTCTCGCGGAACCAATATTCGGCCCGGCATCCGAGCCGCTTCACAATCCA from the Chloroflexota bacterium genome contains:
- a CDS encoding GNAT family N-acetyltransferase produces the protein MGKKEITDLLNPISNLGAIMSDDQIAVANAPAISGLSFRRFRGESDYPHILAVITASAGADKIERTDTVEGIANNYNNHLTNCDPYQDMIFAEIAGAVIGYSRGWWWDEPATGRIYEFVGFLAPTWRRQGIGRVMLWWIENRLRDIAATHPTDQAKFFQASASQFQEGTTLMLERADYQPIRHFYQMVRSSLDDIPDLPLPEGLEVRPALPEHYRPIWASVDDTSQDEWGYTKSTEEDYQAWLTNPLFQPHLWQIAWDLATQRVAGHVLTFIDQAQNEKFNRKRGYTEGIGVDRAWRRRGLARALIARSLQAQKAEGMSESALTPDSENLGATRLYESCGFRVVRRDTIYRKPV